A portion of the Tiliqua scincoides isolate rTilSci1 chromosome 3, rTilSci1.hap2, whole genome shotgun sequence genome contains these proteins:
- the XRRA1 gene encoding X-ray radiation resistance-associated protein 1 produces MTTKGMYKLDNGNCRPTNCFPARSLLQPRYAEGAGHWQVARQTAEKTKIELLLGAKATRIKWRGLPLPTDTQRHMHEKILDGVQLMTLHHVRSPSHLCSVDISNQNFASAKEEDFEQFDSVAYINATENLLTLEGFRTFPGLRELELSLNGLRNLKVSAGDFPHLEVLDLSYNNLSPEDVQALGILSHLKVLHLTANGLHSLPLDLADPDSEGHLRFSALEVLLLDDNYLSHPNIFVSLANLQSLKQLNLDKNGIKEVPYLHYGNNSHFSIHPLSAKSGIREGLRSRKSAGKQFHQNRSPGLDKQPDYIILPNSKDRERTEIIFPSPDPITQENSPSPSVALHCKMSTSFNQEFILPLPELRFLSLANNQIEHEEDLLAVALFPSLTELTFHGNPFTISRSGDPPLLSSFLQNKLGITLVRKKICKLEKPRIFIPVKANRKVKSQLPKIQKRPLMLEPPQEATFWELWTGAEVDPDNDLPEPVPPTRLPAGEQNEAECLLTAPQQNLFGTSPLSEPPPEEQDSLRPVPPSTSTCQEPKPPEHEPLISSSSVPRESSYPRSPASASPMSQSVESSEPLATFTASGKTSGKLLRLHSSSRDLYLLLSQAGQSLLEASEECSSDVELFSSSSEESLESRKSESFFMTQVVEPSSSQFRKETTTLQQPSEVKIVEPQQVPEKYKGYEELLDSHTDKDPDFIEPVGIQQNVKALKKALQYPLVYRDSKARLDSLQKRFIPVEKKVLRVPPPQPRQTKEQKLEEILHKMRTPTNILEVPLVCILRRRKSNWREYREALALLKEFQQEYKTTVAACGMGSESRITGKAGTSQSRTLRGLAGIKASQQQRKESPQITKEDKGL; encoded by the exons ATGACTACAAAGGGAATGTATAAACTTGACAACGGAAACTGTCGCCCAACTAACTGTTTTCCAGCCAGAAGCCTTTTGCAGCCCAGATATGCAGAAG GTGCTGGTCACTGGCAAGTGGCCCGACAGACTGCAGAGAAAACCAAGATCGAATTGCTCCTTGGCGCAAAGGCCACACGAATCAAATGGAGGGGCCTGCCTCTGCCAACAGACACTCAGAGGCATATGCATGAGAAAATCCTTGATGGCGTCCAACTG ATGACGCTCCACCACGTGCGAAGCCCTTCACATCTCTGCTCAGTTGACATAAGCAACCAAAATTTTGCCTCA GCAAAGGAAGAAGACTTTGAACAGTTTGATTCTGTTGCCTATATCAATGCCACAGAAAATCTGCTGACATTAG aAGGTTTTCGTACATTTCCTGGGCTGCGGGAACTGGAACTTTCACTGAATGGCCTCAGGAACCTGAAAGTCAGTGCTGGAGACTTTCCACACTTGGAA GTCTTGGATCTCTCCTACAACAACCTGTCTCCTGAAGACGTTCAGGCCCTGGGAATTTTGTCCCACCTGAAAGTTCTCCACCTCACTGCCAATGGGCTGCATTCACTTCCTCTTGATCTGGCGGACCCTGATAG TGAGGGTCACCTGAGGTTCTCGGCTCTGGAAGTCTTACTCTTGGATGACAACTATCTTTCTCACCCAAACATCTTTGTCAGCCTAGCCAACCTCCAAAG CCTGAAGCAATTAAACCTGGACAAAAACGGAATTAAAGAGGTGCCGTACCTCCATTATGGGAACAACTCTCACTTCTCCATCCATCCTTTATCAGCAAAGTCTGGCATCCGGGAAGGACTGCGCAGCCGGAAGAGTGCAGGAAAGCAGTTCCATCAGAATCGGTCTCCTGGGTTGGATAAGCAGCCAGATTACATCATTCTGCCAAACAGCAAGGATCGGGAAAGGACTG agaTTATCTTTCCATCCCCTGATCCAATTACACAG GAAAATTCTCCTTCTCCcagtgttgcattgcattgcaaaaTGTCTACTAGTTTCAACCAAGAATTCATTCTTCCCTTGCCAGAGCTGAGGTTTCTTAGCCTGGCCAACAACCAG ATTGAACACGAAGAGGACttgctggcagtggctctcttcCCATCTCTGACTGAGCTGACGTTCCACGGCAACCCCTTCACCATCTCACGGAGCG GTGATCCACCTTTGCTCAGCAGTTTCCTTCAGAACAAACTTGGGATTACGTTGGTGAGGAAGAAAATTTGTAAACTGGAGAAACCACGAATCTTTATTCCTGTCAAGGCCAACCGAAAG GTGAAATCACAGCTGCCCAAGATCCAAAAGCGTCCGCTAATGTTAGAACCTCCTCAGGAGGCCACTTTCTGGGAACTGTGGACTGGCGCTGAAGTGGATCCTGATAAT GATCTACCAGAGCCTGTTCCACCAACCAGATTGCCTGCTGGGGAACAGAACGAGGCTGAATGTCTTCTAACAGCACCTCAACAGAATCTGTTTGGGACTTCTCCACTATCCGAGCCACCTCCAGAGGAACAAGATTCATTGAGACCTGTTCCACCTTCCACCTCAACATGTCAAGAACCAAAACCACCAGAACATGAACCACTCATCAGTTCATCTTCAGTGCCACGGGAGTCTTCCTATCCTCGTTCACCAGCCAGCGCATCTCCCATGAGTCAAAGTGTGGAGAGCTCTGAGCCATTGGCCACGTTCACTGCATCAGGAAAAACTTCCGGAAAGCTACTACGCCTCCACTCATCTTCTAGAGACCTTTATCTGCTTCTTAGCCAGGCCGGTCAATCTCTGTTGGAAGCATCTGAGGAATGTTCCAGTGATGTTGAGCTGtttagcagcagcagcgaagagtCCCTGGAGAGCAGGAAATCAGAATCCTTTTTCATGACACAG GTGGTGGAACCCTCCAGTTCCCAGTTCAGAAAGGAGACAACCACACTACAGCAGCCAAGCGAAGTGAAAATAGTGGAACCCCAGCAAGTGCCCGAAAAATACAAGGGTTATGAAGAGCTGCTTGATAGTCACACAGACAAAGACCCGGATTTCATTGAACCTGTGG GGATACAGCAGAATGTCAAAGCTCTGAAGAAGGCCCTCCAGTATCCGCTTGTGTATCGTGACTCCAAGGCCAGGCTAGACAGCCTGCAGAAGCGGTTCATACCTGTGGAAAAGAAG GTCTTGCGGGTCCCTCCCCCACAGCCCCGGCAGACCAAAGAGCAAAAGCTGGAAGAAATCCTACACAAGATGAGGACCCCCACAAACATCTTAGAGGTTCCACTAG TGTGCATCTTGCGGAGGAGAAAGTCCAACTGGAGGGAATATCGAGAGGCCTTGGCCCTGCTGAAGGAATTCCAGCAGGAGTATAAAACTACAGTGGCAGCCTGTGGCATGGGCAGTGAGAGCAGAATAACTGGCAAAGCTGGCACCAGCCAAAGCAGGACACTCAGAGGTCTTGCTGGGATCAAGGCAAGTCAACAGCAGCGAAAAGAATCACCTCAGATCACCAAAGAGGACAAAGGACTTTGA